A genomic stretch from Mastacembelus armatus chromosome 12, fMasArm1.2, whole genome shotgun sequence includes:
- the LOC113124422 gene encoding vesicle-associated membrane protein 8 isoform X4: MADTNSQPPTTGSSTKLDHVQGQVNEVKVILKDNINKVLERGDRLDDLIGKTDDLQASADSFQRTSTRVARKYWWKNIKMMILIGGIVLVIVILIILFATKVI; the protein is encoded by the exons ATG GCCGACACAAACTCTCAGCCACCGACCACTGGCTCGTCCACCAAACTTGACCATGTGCAAGGTCAGGTCAACGAGGTGAAAGTTATTCTGAAAGACAACATCAACAAAGTGCTGGAGAGGGGGGACCGATTAGACGACCTGATCGGCAAAACCGACGACCTGCAGGCGTCA gcCGACTCGTTCCAAAGAACATCCACACGTGTCGCCAGGAAATACTGGTGGAAAAACATTAAGATGATGATTCTAATCGGTGGAATTGTGCTGGTCATCGTTATCCTCATCATCCTCTTTGCCACAAAGGTTATTTAA
- the mat2al gene encoding methionine adenosyltransferase II, alpha-like, giving the protein MNPGSAARNGKTFLFTSESVGEGHSDKMCDQISDAVLDAYLSQDPDSKVACECVAKTGMILLVGEVTSKATVDLQSVVRNTVKQIGYDHSSKGFDYKTCNVLLALEPQCVEISDCVFEGRDQEDIGAGDQGMMFGYATDETDECMPLSILLAHRLNYRMKDLSRSRECPWILPDSKSQVTVEYRDNMGAMEPLRVHTLVISVQHKPDITLEEIRRTLMEKVVKVIIPAKYLDEKTIYHLLPSGKFLMGGPQGDAGLTGRKIIVDTYGGWGGHGGGAFSGKDCSKVDRSGAYAARWVAKSLVKAGLCRRALVQISYAIGVSHPLSVSVFHYGTSCRDEDELLQTIQKNFDLRPGVIVKELGLKRPIYQATACYGHFGRDEFPWEKPKPLVF; this is encoded by the exons ATGAACCCCGGCAGCGCAGCCCGCAACGGGAAGACTTTCCTGTTCACATCCGAGTCTGTGGGAGAAGGACACTCCG ATAAAATGTGTGATCAGATCAGCGACGCTGTACTTGATGCGTATCTGAGTCAAGACCCCGACTCTAAAGTGGCCTGTG AATGTGTGGCGAAGACCGGGATGATTCTACTGGTTGGAGAAGTGACGTCCAAGGCCACGGTGGATCTCCAGTCCGTGGTGCGAAATACTGTGAAGCAAATCGGATATGATCACTCTTCAAAAG GTTTTGACTATAAGACGTGTAATGTGCTGCTGGCCCTGGAGCCGCAGTGTGTGGAGATATCAGACTGTGTGTTTGAAGGCAGGGACCAGGAGGACATCGGGGCAGGGGACCAG GGTATGATGTTTGGTTACGCCACCGATGAGACAGACGAGTGCATGCCGCTCTCCATCCTTCTGGCTCACAGGCTCAACTACAGGATGAAGGACCTGTCACGCAGCAGAGAGTGTCCCTGGATACTGCCAGACTCCAAATCCcag GTCACGGTGGAGTATAGAGACAACATGGGGGCCATGGAGCCACTACGGGTTCACACTTTGGTCATCTCAGTCCAGCACAAACCTGACATCACGCTGGAGGAGATCAGACGCACCCTGATGGAGAAGGTGGTGAAGGTCATCATTCCTGCCAAGTACCTGGATGAAAAGACCATCTACCATCTGCTGCCAAGTGGGAAATTCCTCATGGGAGGTCCACAG GGTGATGCAGGACTCACAGGCCGTAAAATCATAGTGGACACCTATGGAGGATGGGGCGGGCACGGCGGAGGGGCTTTCTCTGGGAAAGACTGTTCCAAAGTGGATCGGTCGGGAGCGTACGCGGCCCGCTGGGTCGCCAAGTCTCTGGTCAAAGCCGGACTGTGCAGGAGAGCCCTCGTTCAG ATCTCCTATGCTATCGGTGTGAGCCACCCACTCTCCGTGTCAGTGTTTCACTACGGCACCTCCTGCAGGGACGAAGACGAGCTGCTGCAGACCATCCAGAAGAACTTTGACCTGAGGCCTGGAGTCATTGTGAA AGAGCTCGGTCTGAAGCGGCCAATCTACCAAGCCACTGCCTGTTACGGCCATTTTGGCCGAGACGAGTTCCCCTGGGAGAAACCAAAACCTCTGGTGTTCTGA